In the genome of Torulaspora globosa chromosome 2, complete sequence, the window TCGCTGCTGGTTTACGACGAAGAGGGCAATGTTGTCAGGTGTGTCGAGCAAAGATTTACCAATACCGTGCAAGGTTTGATGGCCATTGGTACAATGACGCGGCCGCTTCTAGTCTGTCTGGGCGAAATTCCTCAGGCGGTCCTATCAGGCTTGTTCTTTATGATGGGTATTGACGGATTGATGAACAATGTGATTGTAGCCAGGGTTTTGTGGCTCTTCACTGAGAACAAGAGGAAAGATCCTGACCCACTTGGCAGAGTCccgctgaagaagctactgattttcttggccttcagCCTAGCCGGCTTTGTTGGTGAATTTTCAATAACCAATACTGTAGCGGCTATTGGATTCCCGCTCATTCTACTCCTAACAGTTGCGGTAAGATTtgcattcttcaaaatcttcacgaaagaagagcttgcAAATCTGGATCATGAAGCTGCAGAGGAGTTCACCATGAAGAACCTGCTACTGGAGAATCTTCGACTGGTGGGCAGCAACTGAAATTCCGATTGATCAAGAGAGATGTTATGAGGCGTAAAATAGTTAGAATATGCATATAATATACAAATCAACTGATGTTCCTAGAAGTTTCAAAGATCAACTTGAACAAGCTTATCGGCCTCAAACCTCTTTGGCCTCCATCCATACAACCTGCCTGCACTAAGCGCCGACCTAGGTAAGTGCGGGTAACAGGCATGCATTGGCGGCTaatttcaatttctcttGAAGAGTTACGGCAGTACATCACCTCTATTTAACAGGAAGATGTACACTCTCCATACACTACCATTTGGCCAGTATTTTGAACTAGTCGGGCAACAGAGAATTTCGACGTAAAAATGAACTTTGGCGGAAGAAAGCTCATTAAACCCTTCTGCTGACAACGACTGagatcaagctgctgaacgCAGATTTGGACGAGCACGCTACAGCACAGTCTCCTGGTTGGACAGGCAACTGATGACAAATATAAAACTGCTATAACTTTACTGCACGGCAATTGTCAGGGATGCCAATGATTGCTTGAAAATGGAGGAACAGTATAGCATTAAAAGCTTCAATCCAATCTGACGGTTCAAACAATGTCTATTTGACTTATCCTCAAGATTTCTCAGGGTCTGATAATGACAAACAATCGTATCACGGCACCAGGAGTATACGCATCGCGGTTTCCGAGAAGCACCATAGCGAAAAACACTCAGCAAGTGATCACCAATGCTATCATACGCTGCCCAGAACCCAGGAAATCGCCAGGCTAGTTCGATGATCCCACCACCAGTTGATGCGGTGCTATTGCATGAGCATGCATATCAAGATACTGGAGATCTGAGCTATGTGCTTAGCTTAGATACTTTTACTGACGATGGTGGGTACAAACCGATCCTGAAATACGGActtggtttcttcaactaCGACCTTGcgctgaaaaatgaaataTACGATAGATCGTGGACTGAGATGCTCAGATTTCACATTTACGAACACTTTGTTCCTTACCTCATTATCTTCCTGTTCCTCTTTCTGGTATGGTCCTTTGTCGTGATTGTTCAATTGAATTATGCGGGTCATCTAATGTTTAGTGAAGACAAAAAGCTGTACAAGaagtttgagaaagacAATGAGCTGGAATACCGCCACATTCAAGTGTAACATTATTTTACCAAACGGATTACCACCGTAAGAGAGGAAGGAACAGAACAGGCCAAGTGACGCTTCCTTTCCAATTTGTATCTATATGCATATAATAACTACATGTAAAAGAAACCGCTCAATTAAACCAGAGGCTTGGCTTGCTCGATCCAGGGCTCACCTTGCAACTCTGGGACAATAGTCAACCCTTTGCCGGATTTGATTAATGCCTCAACGTTTTCAACAATAAACTCCTCCATGTGCTTAATGGTTTCGAACGTGTTTGTTCCCATATGTGGGAGTCCGAGGACTTGTGGCATGTCCAGCAGTTCCTGTGGAACATGTGGTTCGTCTTCGAACACATCCAGACCTGCAGATCTGACTTTACcagatttcaaagcttcGATTAGCGCCGACTCATCGATGACAGCACCACGAGCTGTATTCACGATAACGACGCCATCTTTCATTTTCTCGAACGCAGTACGGTTCAAAATGTGTCTAGTGTTACCATTTAATGGAATATTGACAGATATGATATCAGACTGCGCTAGTAACTCATCAAATGAAACGTACTCACAACCATTCTCGAGCTCTGGAGACAGTCTTCTCCTATTGTGGTAGATGAATTTCGCGAATCCAAATGGTTTTAGTCTCTCTACAACCGTACGGCCAATGCCGCCCAAGCCCAAGACACCGACAACTTTACCTTCAGGATCATTTCCAACAGGAGCACCGCCTGCAGCGCCGGCTGATGGCCATTTCCCTGCCAGCAACGTGCGGTTCCCGTACTCAAAGTTCCTGAGCGCACCCAACAGAAGGTAAACGTGGGTGTCAGCAGTGGCGTTGTTGACGAGTTCCGGAACATTGGTCACTTGGATCTTTCTCTCACTAAAGAATTTGGTATCGATTTGATCATAACCGGCGCCCAGATGGCAAACCGCGACCACAGAGCTGGGCAAACTCTTGGCGATCTCTTCGTCGAACCTGCCAGTCTGCTTGACACTGGCAAAAGTCCTAGTGATGATTTGTGTCTTGGAGACCTCATTTTGAGGGTCTTTCAACGCCTCCAAGAATTGTTCACGAGTCGTACTCTCTGGAATGGTGACCACATTAGCAATCTTGGCCAGATTCTTCCAAGCTTCGTTGGCATATGCCACTTTACCCAATCTCAACACAACTGGTTTCACACTcattgtttcttcagagcTCTCAAATTCTACCGTCAACCGATTTCCACGATTGACTGTGATGAACTACAATCATGAACCCTTCGTGAGTTTCTGTATATATACACATTACGAATGCTATTCGAGGCAACCAACCCCGTCGTTTGCTCGGGATTTAGGAAGCGGCTTGAGCTGCAGAGCTTATCTCCTGTCATAATCTGCGACCAAGAACTCTGCTGGTCGGTAATCCCCGGCCAGCGGCGGGTGTGAAGCAGACAGACTGCCTAAGAAGCGACATACACAAACAAGATTCTACAGTCCAACAGGAGATGCTATTGGCATCGCTCATCCTCTGAGAGATATCCATTTGGTCTGAACATTTGCCATAAATTCCGTGAAAAGCTTAAACTGtatttgaagagctttgaaaaaggcGGGGAGATAAGAATGAAAAATTCCTTATCTCCGCTCTAGGACGGGTAACTGTTCTTATGTTACCCTTCCTTGAAAATGGTGCCTGACTGATGAAATAACTTGACTAACTGTATCGATGAAGGTTTAAGAAGATGGAATTATTGCTGTAAGAGGTTCGAGAGTCCGTTAGCGCCACTACCATGTCTTACTCGAGGGGTAACACCCCACGGGCGACCCAGAGTTTGTCCAGTCATGCGGATTTGGGTGTAGGGCTACGTACTTTCAAAGTTGCCCATCAGCGCATCTCGCTGGACGTAGATCTCTCCAAGCACAGCATAAAGGGCATTGCTGATATTATTTTGATACCACTGGTGCAGAATTTAAGCTACGTTACACTGGATTGCAAGGAGATGAAAATCAAGAACGTTTGGGTGGAAAACAGGAGATGTGACAATTATATCCATGACGATCCGCTATCAGACTTCAGGAGAAGCAGTCGAAGCGATAGCGACACGCTGTACAAATTTAATGGAGTGGAACAGTCGCACTTTCTGCGAGAGAAATTCGCGGATTTAAATGAGTTTCCGGAGGAGAGGACGCGGTCGCAACTTATCGTGAAGATTCCTTCTTCGATTAAGATCACCTTGCAGGATGCCAACTCGTTGACGAATTACACACCAATCACGCCTACTGTTCGAGGAACACCGGGGTCTCAGGAAGCTGTATTTACTCCGATCAGCATCAGAATAGAGTACGAGCTGAGTGAGCCGACTACAGGAGTGCGATTCGACACAGCGTTGGAGTCGCAGCCGCATCTATGGAATGCATTCACTACGAACTCAGAGATCTGTTGCACTGCATCTTACTGGATGCCCTGTGTAAACACTTTAGATGAGAAATGCACTTGGGAGGTCGAGATTAGCGTTCCTAGAAGGGTTAAAGACATCGATGGCTCTAAAGTTGTGGGCAACCAATTTCAAGACTCCCGAGCATTGCGTTCCAGAGGATCACCAATCACTGGGGGCGATCTTAACAAGGAAAGATTAAACGTGAGCTCTGAAGAATACAACGCTGCAAAACGCGAAACGGAGCTGAAcggaaagaagaagaaccaaagtaaagacgatgaagaagaagaggaaggtTATGACATATTAGAAGACGAAGagccagaagaagatgacaCACTGAATAAAGAAATTTTCGTATGCTGTTCAGAGTACGCGACTGCTAAAGAAACTGAGCATGCGACATCTACATCAAAGAGAACATTTGCATTTCAAATATTCAATCCCGTCGCTCCTCACCATGTTGGGTGGGCAGTCGGTGCCTTTGATATCTGGACCTTGCCGTCAATCAAAAGTCAGGATGATATTTTCGAGGATGAACGCGATGAGTCAGAAGAGAACAAAAATCCAAATCAGAAAGACACCAGTGCCGGGATagatgatattgaaaaCAATGACGTCATTCCGATTCAGGTATACACCTTACCACAAGGTGATATAGACGAAAAGACAGTGCTGAATTCTACTATCATTTGCCAAAAAATTATGGACTTTTACGCCAAAGAATTCGGCTCCTATCCATTCACATCATATTCTCTAGTTTTTTTACCGACGCTGGTTACATCTACAATGGATTTTGCAAGTATGACTTTATGCAATACAAGGCTCCTCTACCCCCCAGAAATGATCGATACCATGTTGTCAACTACCAATGAGTTGGCGTGGTCTCTCGCAGCTCAATGGTCAGGGGTCAATATAACGCCATTAGAAATAAACCATATATGGTGCTGCATAGGGATGGCCGGCTACATGGTTTTCCAACTAATGAGGAAACTCCTGGGTAATAATGAATTCAAATTTCGACTTAAAATGAACTGCGAGGCTATCGTGGATCAGGACTGGGAAAAGCCACCTATTGGAAATACTTTTACTAATGCTTCAAGACCCATCTCTTGGACGAGCAATGATTTGAGTTTCATTAAACTGAAAGCTCCGATGGTCCTATACATACTGGACCGGAGAATGGTAAAGACAGAAAGATCATTTGGGATGTCTCGTGTGCTGCCTAAAATATTTTTACAGGCCATGTCTGGCGACCTACCGAATAattctctttcttcagcacaTTTCCAATACGTTTGTGAGCGTGTCAACAGGAGCAAACTTGAGTCCTTTTTCCAGCAATGGATTTATGGGTCAGGTGTACCAATATTTCGGGTCACTCAAAGGTTCAATAAAAAAAGAATGATGGTTGAAATGGGTATCAGACAGTGTCAGGATCAAGAACTGGCCCAGGAAAAGGTTGTAGGCAAAGATGGCTTTTGCTCTAGCTCTCTAGATTACATTCAGCACCCAAACAAAAGCATGACGACTTGTTTCACGGGATCAATGACAATTAAAATACATGAATCCGATGGAACACCGTATGAGCATATCGTGGAAGTTAAAGATGTGTTCACCAAGATAGATATCCAATACAACACGAAGTATAGGAAGATAAGGAATAAGAGACTTCAAGCAAACAAAAGCACAAACAAGACAATGACCCCAGATTCAATAGAAGAATcccttgaagaaaggcCTGACAGCGGTTCCGTGCAGAAGCTCGGTACAGTATTAAGTAGTACCGAAGATTGTCTTGAATGGAACCTAACTGGACTTTCCACAAAATCAGACGGAAATGAAGCCCAAATACAGAATGAAGTTTTTGAATGGATAAGGATCGATTCGGATTTTGAGTGGATTTGTAAACTGTACGTGAATCAACCTGATTATATGTTCGCATCCCAGTTACAGCAAGATAGTGATGTTGAGGCACAGTTTGAAAGTGTCAGGTACTTTGAAGATACAATCATACATTCTCCCGTGAGCTCACAGGTTTACTCGTCAATTTTGGTAAGAACGGCAATGGATAAGCGATACTTCTATGGTATCAGAGCCGAGGCTTGCAAAGCGTTAGCGAGATATGTTGTTCGAGATTCTGAGCCAAACAATTTTACCGGCGGAGCAAGGCATCTTATCAGAATCTTCAGGGAGCTTTTTTGCTATGAAAACTCCAGCATTCCGCTCAACAATGATTTCAGTAACTTTCAAGAGTATTTCCTACAGAAACAGATCCCCCAGAATCTAACACTGGTGAAAAACGAAAGGAATGAAACACCTTATTTTGTTAAGCAGTTTCTATTAGACCTGCTTACGTACAATGAAAATTCAGAGAATTTATACGATGATAGCCATTATCGCTGCATGCTAATCCAATCTGTTGTAGACTGTGTGCTGTCTAACCGTAATGATAACGAGTACCTGAATAAAGTCCTGGAGCAACTGCGCAGATATCAAAATCTCGAAGAGTGGATGCCAACCTATCAGCTACTGGTCAAGAATACGATTCTATCGGCTAAACTTCGTCTGGGAGTCGCTGGCCTTTATCGAATGGAAGATCTCAACGAAATCTTATTAAACCCATTTGAGGATGAATCGAAGACTCCACATGTCAACGTGGCTCGGTTAAGGGAAGGTTCTCAAGATTTGACTCTAACTACGTTCAAAACGTTATTAGTTGAGGGTGGATTAAAAAATAAGGAGGCGCTGAAGTACCTCTTTGAAGCCCTCTGCTTCTCAACTGACGTTTATATAAAAGAAAAATTAGTGGATGTCTTCGTCAGTGCCATCGATTTCGTTGCCGTGAATAAGCTGCAGGATCTGCTAGACGATGACATCGATTATATGGTCGAGCAAATCAATTCAGAATCACTAGCACTGGAAGACGGGAGAAGAGAGTCGGGAGGTATCATTGAAGAGGACTACATGCACGAGCTAAGAGAGCGTAGGGAGCAGAAAATGAGGTCCACAGTCAGAGGTCTGGTGCATCTTCTGAGGAGGCAGTTTAGAACCTATGAGCCGCTGAAAAAGATCCTCTGGGAAGCACTGCACACTTCTACTCTTTCTCTCTATCAGAGAAAGCGTCTTTTCGATACATCAAGAATCTTATACTGTCTGCTCGATAGTTTTGATGTTGTTCTAACCATGCCCAGGGATAAAAAGTTAGTGGCGAAATATATGGGTATGAACAAGGTTGTTATCAAGAGAGAAGGTCTGCTGAAGGTTCATCTACCGACGAAGCTAAGCACGAAGCTCAAATCATCATCGAATGAGAGGGATTCAGATCAGCCTTCATCGCGGACTAATAAAGTCAAGATAAGTCTGGGCAGACAACCAGTCAAGCAAAAAAAATCTGGTTCTGGGACTGCTAAGGGTAAGCAAGCCAAAGGAATAGTCAACAGAGTGGGCATTCTTCCGCTGCGATTCATCAAGATCACCACTTCGGACGAGAAGAGGGTCGATATCTCGTCAGTTCCCTTCAGCGAGAATGTCCACATCATCAAGGCAAACAGCAGATCGTTCACCGTGAAGATAATGGTACCGAAGAAGGAGCCAGAAGCCTGATATGTGGCCTAATATTCATCAATCATTTAATGTGTAATACTATTAGCATAATTAACGACAATTTCTAGGTCAGCCTGCTTGAAGCGGCTCGATAGGACCTTGAGATGATTagattgaagctttcaCTTGAGCCTAATGAGAGGATTAATAGCCTTTGAGACTGTCAATGGTATGGGGATGGCTGCTATTGCCGCTGTTGTTCAATTTTATTGGGAAGGCTAGTGCTGCTGGTCAGCGTGTATGCCCTGTGCCGGATGAAAGAGCGTGCTTCACCGATGAGCTCACGCCGTTCCTACAAGACGATATGTTCTCTACGGAAATGCTTCTCCCGAGGACCGAGTCAACTGAATTTATTGAActatcttcttcaataccGACGCCTATTAAGCTCAATCTACCGACTACGATACATAGCGTAGCGGTTCGgatgaagaattcatcTCGTCCGGCTGCAATTGACACGAATGATAGAAATGAGACCAACGGAACATTCATATCTTTCGATCAATGGAGGGAAGCAAAGCTGAAGGAGGAAAATATCGAAGTTCGGGCTTCTAGCTCGTGGGAGGCTGCTGAGGGCGATGCAATCGGGGATGGAATGGAAGTCGAATTGGGATTTCTGTCGAGCGCGGAAGATAACGACTCGGCCCAGATAGGAACACAAGCTGGGAAGCACAGATTCAACTTCGCATCTCTAGATTGTGCTGCGACGATTGTCAAAACGAATATTGAAGCATCCGGTGCCTCGTCAATTTTGATTGATAACAAGGACAAGTATCTGCTCAATCCCTGCTTTGTTCCCAATAAATTTGTCGTGATTGAGTTATGCCAAGATATACTGGTTGAAGAGGTTGCTATCGCTAATTTTGAgtttttctcttccacCTTCAAGAGAGTAAGATTCTCTGTTTCTGACAGGTTCCCAGTTGCTAAAAATGGTTGGATAGTCTTGAGCGAGGTTGAGGCAGAGAACACGCGGAACTTGCAAACGTTTCCAATCCCTAACCCTCAAATATGGGCCAGATTCCTACTGATTGAGATTTTGTCTCATCACGATAATGAATACTACTGCCCGATTTCACTTGTGCAAGTTCATGGGAAAACAATGATGGATGAATTCAAGATGGATAATTCTAGACCATCAGGACAAAAACCGATTAAGGAAGAAGCAATTCAGATACAAGGTAATCCAGAGTCCGAAGCTGCAGAGGAATGCAGCCTCTGGCCCTCAATCGATTTCGACCATATAATGGTTCCATCGAAATCGAGTGACGCTCTTAAGAACTGCACATGCAGACTAGCGCCTCTCAAATTCGAAGAGTTTCTGCGAGATCTGAATGACACGTATTGTCCAGCACCTATCAAGGATGCAATCCACGCACCTGCGTCATCCACTCCGTCTGCTACCACCGAAGAGTCcattttcaagaacattgtGAAACGATTGACTTCGCTGGAGTCTAATGCCACCCTCTCGATCCTTTACATGGAGGAGCAAGGTAAATTACTTTCGAGTTCTTTCAATAATTTGGAGAAGGCCCAAATTGCCAAGTTCGATGGTCTTGTATCCATGTTTAACGATACGATGATGGACAATTTGAGAGCCTTGCGGAATTTCGCAAACCAGTTGAAGGACCAATCGATCAAGATTCTCGAGGAACAAAAATTGAACAATGATGAGTTCACGACACACACTTCGCAGAGActtgaagttttggagCAAAAATTGAAAGGTCAAAGAAATCTGGCGTATGCTGCAAACTGCGCGGTTGTGTTCGCCCTATTTTATCTTTTCCTGAGTCGCGAGTTCAAATATGACACCAAGTTTGATAATGCTGTTGAGAGGCAAATATCAGAGAGTTTTGAGAGACCATTGCCAAACGAAACTCCCAATCTAGAAAGCGCTTCAAGCCTGCCGGTTTCACCGGTGTCATTATCGGGATCTTCGATAACATCTAAATGACCGCGATCATCATTCGAATTATGCATCATCAATCGTTGATAGAAAATCTATGTAATTGTAAATTCATAAATGCTTGGCACAGCATCCTGTGTGGACACGGATCTTTTGAAGTTCACTGGCGGGCCCTTAGGGCATGAATCCTTTGGAATATTGTGGCTTGATGTTGCTACACCAGGAAGGGAGCTGAAACTACTTGACCTGCTCGTGATGCTCAGTCTTGGAGCGGTACTGAAGAGCGAGCTTGCGGATGCTGGAGTTATTGGACACACGGTGCAAGGTTTTACATGACCGGGTGTAAAGCTCATGTTGGGAATATGCTCGCTGAACTGCGTAAAAGAAGaccttgatgatgttgGAGTTGGAAGACCCCAGCGAGTTGACATACTGAGAtcaatcgaagaaaaagaagacGATGGAGTAGCCGGAGAGACATTCACTTGGCTCTCAGAGGGCGGCGAGTCGTGCTGATCAGAATCAGTCTTGGAaatgttcttgaaaccagCAATCTCATCTAGACATGAACGCACATACTCTTTTAGAAGTGAGCTTCCGGAAGCTGTGTAGGGAATCAAGTTTGTGAATTTAAGAGAGCCAGTAAAGGATGATATTTGAGTGTAGAGCTGCAGAGTTTTCGATCTGTAATCGCTCAACCAATTTTGAATTGGCAAATGTTTGTACTTCCTCAACAATGTGTTTGATATGGATTCCTTAGCATTCAACATCTTATAGCCAAAAATATCATTGAGATATAGTTGAAGACAAGCCCTAATATCATCGATAGATTGTTTGCTTGGAGACAAAGAGATATCATTAGCGGTAGGATCAGTCATAATGTGAAAACAGCCATCGTTGTCATGCGACGAGTTGATCATCAGTTGCCCCAAGATTTCCGGAAATCTGCCCACGTTCAAAATCCGTGAAGCCAGCAGAATCGCAGTTATTGCtttcgttgaagaagaatacaaCATGAAGTCCCGCTGATACAGGGTCAAATCAGCCAGAAAGTAGCTCAGGCCGGTGAAATTTGAGTCCTCGGGGATGGTACGGTCCGATGAACTTGACATGAGGCATTGGACCATATCGAATGTCGACACCGAGCTTCCCACTGACCATTCCAAAGTTATAAGTATATGTCTCTGCATTTGCAGAATCATCGCAGGATCATAACTTTGATTGCACAGATGACATAATTCCTTCAATGTTGGCACTctcgtcttcttttcatGGTATTTAGCAGCGATCCAAAGCGATGCTGTGACTAACAGCTGATAATGTCTCTTGTAAACGATCTTCCTGCTGCAATATTTATCCGCGATAAAACACGCCAGAAACAACGTCTCTTGCGAAAGCCTGAAGATAAGATGCAATTCAATCAGGAAGTCGATCAAATACGGTCTCATTTCCCACCGAATCTCCGGCTGGTTGTCAATCATCACGGGATTCAACAGCGACGTCGG includes:
- a CDS encoding uncharacterized protein (ancestral locus Anc_1.74), whose product is MLSYAAQNPGNRQASSMIPPPVDAVLLHEHAYQDTGDLSYVLSLDTFTDDGGYKPILKYGLGFFNYDLALKNEIYDRSWTEMLRFHIYEHFVPYLIIFLFLFLVWSFVVIVQLNYAGHLMFSEDKKLYKKFEKDNELEYRHIQV
- the GOR1 gene encoding glyoxylate reductase (ancestral locus Anc_1.75); translation: MSVKPVVLRLGKVAYANEAWKNLAKIANVVTIPESTTREQFLEALKDPQNEVSKTQIITRTFASVKQTGRFDEEIAKSLPSSVVAVCHLGAGYDQIDTKFFSERKIQVTNVPELVNNATADTHVYLLLGALRNFEYGNRTLLAGKWPSAGAAGGAPVGNDPEGKVVGVLGLGGIGRTVVERLKPFGFAKFIYHNRRRLSPELENGCEYVSFDELLAQSDIISVNIPLNGNTRHILNRTAFEKMKDGVVIVNTARGAVIDESALIEALKSGKVRSAGLDVFEDEPHVPQELLDMPQVLGLPHMGTNTFETIKHMEEFIVENVEALIKSGKGLTIVPELQGEPWIEQAKPLV
- the TAF2 gene encoding transcription initiation factor TFIID subunit TAF2 (ancestral locus Anc_1.76) — encoded protein: MSYSRGNTPRATQSLSSHADLGVGLRTFKVAHQRISLDVDLSKHSIKGIADIILIPLVQNLSYVTLDCKEMKIKNVWVENRRCDNYIHDDPLSDFRRSSRSDSDTLYKFNGVEQSHFLREKFADLNEFPEERTRSQLIVKIPSSIKITLQDANSLTNYTPITPTVRGTPGSQEAVFTPISIRIEYELSEPTTGVRFDTALESQPHLWNAFTTNSEICCTASYWMPCVNTLDEKCTWEVEISVPRRVKDIDGSKVVGNQFQDSRALRSRGSPITGGDLNKERLNVSSEEYNAAKRETELNGKKKNQSKDDEEEEEGYDILEDEEPEEDDTLNKEIFVCCSEYATAKETEHATSTSKRTFAFQIFNPVAPHHVGWAVGAFDIWTLPSIKSQDDIFEDERDESEENKNPNQKDTSAGIDDIENNDVIPIQVYTLPQGDIDEKTVLNSTIICQKIMDFYAKEFGSYPFTSYSLVFLPTLVTSTMDFASMTLCNTRLLYPPEMIDTMLSTTNELAWSLAAQWSGVNITPLEINHIWCCIGMAGYMVFQLMRKLLGNNEFKFRLKMNCEAIVDQDWEKPPIGNTFTNASRPISWTSNDLSFIKLKAPMVLYILDRRMVKTERSFGMSRVLPKIFLQAMSGDLPNNSLSSAHFQYVCERVNRSKLESFFQQWIYGSGVPIFRVTQRFNKKRMMVEMGIRQCQDQELAQEKVVGKDGFCSSSLDYIQHPNKSMTTCFTGSMTIKIHESDGTPYEHIVEVKDVFTKIDIQYNTKYRKIRNKRLQANKSTNKTMTPDSIEESLEERPDSGSVQKLGTVLSSTEDCLEWNLTGLSTKSDGNEAQIQNEVFEWIRIDSDFEWICKLYVNQPDYMFASQLQQDSDVEAQFESVRYFEDTIIHSPVSSQVYSSILVRTAMDKRYFYGIRAEACKALARYVVRDSEPNNFTGGARHLIRIFRELFCYENSSIPLNNDFSNFQEYFLQKQIPQNLTLVKNERNETPYFVKQFLLDLLTYNENSENLYDDSHYRCMLIQSVVDCVLSNRNDNEYLNKVLEQLRRYQNLEEWMPTYQLLVKNTILSAKLRLGVAGLYRMEDLNEILLNPFEDESKTPHVNVARLREGSQDLTLTTFKTLLVEGGLKNKEALKYLFEALCFSTDVYIKEKLVDVFVSAIDFVAVNKLQDLLDDDIDYMVEQINSESLALEDGRRESGGIIEEDYMHELRERREQKMRSTVRGLVHLLRRQFRTYEPLKKILWEALHTSTLSLYQRKRLFDTSRILYCLLDSFDVVLTMPRDKKLVAKYMGMNKVVIKREGLLKVHLPTKLSTKLKSSSNERDSDQPSSRTNKVKISLGRQPVKQKKSGSGTAKGKQAKGIVNRVGILPLRFIKITTSDEKRVDISSVPFSENVHIIKANSRSFTVKIMVPKKEPEA
- the SLP1 gene encoding Slp1p (ancestral locus Anc_1.77) → MVWGWLLLPLLFNFIGKASAAGQRVCPVPDERACFTDELTPFLQDDMFSTEMLLPRTESTEFIELSSSIPTPIKLNLPTTIHSVAVRMKNSSRPAAIDTNDRNETNGTFISFDQWREAKLKEENIEVRASSSWEAAEGDAIGDGMEVELGFLSSAEDNDSAQIGTQAGKHRFNFASLDCAATIVKTNIEASGASSILIDNKDKYLLNPCFVPNKFVVIELCQDILVEEVAIANFEFFSSTFKRVRFSVSDRFPVAKNGWIVLSEVEAENTRNLQTFPIPNPQIWARFLLIEILSHHDNEYYCPISLVQVHGKTMMDEFKMDNSRPSGQKPIKEEAIQIQGNPESEAAEECSLWPSIDFDHIMVPSKSSDALKNCTCRLAPLKFEEFLRDLNDTYCPAPIKDAIHAPASSTPSATTEESIFKNIVKRLTSLESNATLSILYMEEQGKLLSSSFNNLEKAQIAKFDGLVSMFNDTMMDNLRALRNFANQLKDQSIKILEEQKLNNDEFTTHTSQRLEVLEQKLKGQRNLAYAANCAVVFALFYLFLSREFKYDTKFDNAVERQISESFERPLPNETPNLESASSLPVSPVSLSGSSITSK
- a CDS encoding cyclin family protein; translation: MKRRVALDPKLIESERIACNIAIEPFKNEILQYLQDLEQTPTSLLNPVMIDNQPEIRWEMRPYLIDFLIELHLIFRLSQETLFLACFIADKYCSRKIVYKRHYQLLVTASLWIAAKYHEKKTRVPTLKELCHLCNQSYDPAMILQMQRHILITLEWSVGSSVSTFDMVQCLMSSSSDRTIPEDSNFTGLSYFLADLTLYQRDFMLYSSSTKAITAILLASRILNVGRFPEILGQLMINSSHDNDGCFHIMTDPTANDISLSPSKQSIDDIRACLQLYLNDIFGYKMLNAKESISNTLLRKYKHLPIQNWLSDYRSKTLQLYTQISSFTGSLKFTNLIPYTASGSSLLKEYVRSCLDEIAGFKNISKTDSDQHDSPPSESQVNVSPATPSSSFSSIDLSMSTRWGLPTPTSSRSSFTQFSEHIPNMSFTPGHVKPCTVCPITPASASSLFSTAPRLSITSRSSSFSSLPGVATSSHNIPKDSCPKGPPVNFKRSVSTQDAVPSIYEFTIT